From the genome of Leptolyngbya subtilissima AS-A7, one region includes:
- a CDS encoding tetratricopeptide repeat protein has translation METMVRDRQISPVGLRSNATLPQGRSLATVPRALPPCDNETVAMGQCELGKIRLEMGRFEDALELFEHALALQPHDVESWQNRAEALTCLNRYEDALASLEQAQTLAGFATTRLLVQKAVVLIWLNRLEDALTCCNRALWLNPKHSQAWLFRGVALQRLGRSKEAHRSYRRVAQPALASGSHSNLQRLCQDIVHSHQAS, from the coding sequence ATGGAAACTATGGTTCGCGATCGCCAAATCTCACCCGTTGGCCTTCGATCCAATGCAACGCTACCTCAAGGCCGGTCTCTGGCCACCGTTCCCAGGGCGCTACCTCCCTGCGACAACGAAACCGTTGCCATGGGTCAGTGTGAGCTCGGCAAGATTCGCTTAGAGATGGGGCGCTTTGAGGACGCCCTTGAGCTGTTTGAGCATGCCTTAGCCCTACAACCCCACGATGTCGAAAGCTGGCAAAACCGAGCCGAGGCACTTACCTGCCTCAACCGCTACGAAGATGCCTTGGCCAGCTTAGAGCAGGCTCAAACCCTAGCCGGGTTTGCCACTACTCGACTGTTGGTACAAAAAGCCGTAGTGCTGATCTGGCTCAACCGTCTAGAGGACGCACTCACCTGCTGCAATCGCGCCCTTTGGCTCAACCCCAAGCACAGCCAAGCATGGCTCTTTCGCGGCGTTGCCCTACAGCGCTTGGGGCGCTCTAAGGAGGCCCACCGCAGCTACCGCCGGGTCGCTCAGCCAGCCCTAGCGTCTGGGTCTCACTCCAACCTCCAGCGGCTTTGCCAAGACATCGTTCACAGTCACCAAGCTAGCTAG
- a CDS encoding DUF5335 family protein encodes MDLELSCKRYQLDIPHGIWQEFFAQLTDEHRGRLITLKQLDQELGDFNVLYQKPLFSITYDQPDHSNDLMVTVNRFLGTREAVYAHRIVSPQAVSIVTDEDGAIQSCTITDEDYAQTVISFQFQRLSPTGRF; translated from the coding sequence ATGGATCTGGAACTGTCCTGTAAGCGATATCAACTCGATATCCCCCACGGCATTTGGCAAGAATTTTTTGCCCAGCTCACCGATGAGCACCGGGGCCGGTTGATTACGTTGAAGCAATTAGATCAAGAACTGGGCGACTTTAACGTGCTGTATCAGAAGCCGCTGTTTTCGATCACCTACGACCAGCCCGACCACAGCAACGACCTGATGGTCACGGTCAACCGCTTTTTGGGCACCCGTGAGGCTGTTTATGCTCACCGCATTGTGTCTCCCCAAGCCGTCAGTATCGTTACCGATGAAGATGGGGCAATTCAGTCTTGCACCATTACTGATGAGGATTATGCCCAAACCGTCATTAGTTTTCAGTTCCAGCGGCTGAGCCCAACCGGCAGGTTTTAG
- a CDS encoding MerR family transcriptional regulator: protein MEELTIQQVAVATGLSVYTLRYYERCNLIAPIGRSTSGHRRYSANDLRWIEFLNKLRLTGMPIRQMQEYAELVRSQPDTGFHSRRQILESHREAVLAQIQQLQDNLAVIDWKIQHYSELEANIHDSLNPSEQTRSA from the coding sequence ATGGAAGAACTCACCATTCAGCAGGTCGCCGTTGCCACTGGGCTTAGCGTTTACACCTTGCGCTATTACGAGCGCTGCAACCTGATTGCGCCCATTGGTCGCTCCACTAGCGGCCATCGGCGTTACTCAGCCAACGACCTCCGCTGGATCGAGTTTTTGAATAAGCTGCGCCTGACGGGAATGCCCATTCGTCAGATGCAGGAGTACGCAGAGCTGGTGAGGTCTCAGCCCGACACTGGGTTCCACAGCCGACGGCAAATCCTGGAATCTCACCGTGAAGCAGTGCTGGCCCAAATTCAGCAGCTGCAAGACAACCTGGCCGTCATCGACTGGAAGATTCAGCACTATTCAGAACTAGAGGCAAACATCCATGACTCACTCAACCCATCTGAACAGACCCGCTCTGCCTGA
- a CDS encoding DUF6962 family protein, whose amino-acid sequence MAEPITTLTDYAIALECLILAGLLLGQGGVQRLWAAAFTSVSGAALMGGIYHGFAHQMSLLQRIWLWQGMGIAVAIASFFTVVAAAETLSRGSRLALLALTTAKLALAIAAGFTLWSFALRVADYLSALLIVLLVQWLQRYRDPSAPVWLLAAIAFSGLGAIGLLIPWPGVSPLVVYHLVQMVALFCIYRSVAAKHTANAGVPG is encoded by the coding sequence ATGGCAGAACCGATTACCACTCTGACCGACTACGCGATCGCCCTGGAATGCCTGATTTTAGCCGGGCTGCTGCTGGGACAGGGGGGCGTGCAACGGCTATGGGCGGCCGCCTTTACCAGTGTTAGCGGCGCGGCCTTGATGGGGGGCATTTACCACGGGTTTGCCCACCAGATGTCTCTGCTCCAGCGGATTTGGCTCTGGCAGGGCATGGGTATAGCAGTAGCGATCGCCAGTTTTTTTACTGTTGTGGCGGCGGCGGAGACTCTGAGCCGGGGCAGTCGCTTGGCCCTGTTAGCTCTGACGACGGCAAAACTCGCCTTGGCGATCGCCGCAGGGTTCACTCTATGGAGCTTTGCTTTGCGGGTGGCCGATTACCTCAGCGCGTTGCTCATTGTGCTGTTGGTGCAATGGCTCCAGCGCTATCGGGATCCTAGTGCCCCAGTCTGGCTGCTGGCTGCGATCGCCTTCTCGGGGCTGGGGGCCATAGGGCTGCTAATTCCCTGGCCTGGGGTCAGCCCTTTGGTGGTCTATCACTTGGTGCAAATGGTGGCGCTGTTCTGCATCTACCGCAGCGTTGCCGCTAAGCACACGGCTAATGCCGGTGTTCCTGGCTAG
- a CDS encoding orange carotenoid protein N-terminal domain-containing protein, whose protein sequence is MASNNQTTQITEDSTNDLFQRYDALSVDDKLALLYYIYEAMGGSITPAAPEAADPELAEPLIKALYDLSEEDQLEAMRSVARGEHSDISERYGALSANNQLLVWYGWAEAMGKQIVDMPSDYEAEGDVSKILSDIKGMEFQSQISLLREAATQMGFTSVTAPPPLSETGITNSL, encoded by the coding sequence ATGGCTTCTAACAATCAAACAACTCAAATTACTGAAGACTCTACTAACGACCTGTTTCAACGCTACGACGCGCTGTCTGTAGACGATAAGCTGGCATTGCTCTACTACATATATGAGGCCATGGGGGGCTCTATCACTCCAGCAGCGCCCGAAGCCGCCGATCCTGAACTGGCTGAGCCGCTGATTAAAGCGCTGTATGACCTATCGGAAGAAGATCAGCTTGAGGCCATGCGCAGCGTTGCGCGGGGCGAGCACAGCGATATATCTGAGCGCTACGGTGCTTTGAGCGCCAACAACCAGCTGCTGGTTTGGTATGGATGGGCCGAAGCCATGGGCAAGCAAATTGTCGATATGCCCAGCGACTACGAAGCCGAAGGCGATGTCAGCAAAATTCTCTCCGACATCAAGGGCATGGAGTTCCAGTCACAGATTTCGCTGCTGCGGGAAGCTGCCACCCAAATGGGTTTCACCAGCGTCACCGCTCCCCCTCCCCTATCCGAAACCGGCATCACCAACAGCTTGTAA
- a CDS encoding PAS domain-containing hybrid sensor histidine kinase/response regulator codes for MSLQGTTQAVFAGPAPLAALLRSRDWSQTPLGDAATWPPALKTTLGIVLSAETPMACLWGCGRILLHNSACAPLLPANAQGQPLNAIDGWGAAGSAIEQVFANGRSQSFDFMQGATLHHWACSPIWDEAGQIGGVFVTGQPTHCPSTEGALRKSEEQLRLAQQGAEAGLWDWDMVNNHVTWSEEYYHLYGLDLTVKPSYDNWLASISPLDRPHVEIKVREAIERGKNLKVSFRIGHPEDGRRWIMVRGQTFYDTAGNPIRMTGIAINVTEQKRFEQALIGSEAIARTQAEELAALMETTPAAIWIAHDVECRQMTANRMAHQLMQTEPGALPAESSWAGDSPMPFKQYKQGQELLPQDLPMQKAIRTGQEVTDEIEFVYPDGTVRYIYGKAVPLYAPSGEVRGAIAGFIEITALKQSEHEREQLLQRERIAREEAEQANRLKDQFLAVLSHELRSPLNPILGWAKLLQTRSFDAAKTAQALATIERNALLQTQLVDDLLDLAKILRGKLHLNPVPVYLAGIVEAAVETVKTSAAAKTIALKLDLEPTIQVAGDTARLQQIVSNLLSNAIKFTPSDGQVTVTLQSVDNQAEISVSDTGIGISPEFLPHLFESFRQEDISITRRHGGLGLGLAIVRQLVDVHGGTITARSPGEGQGATFSVRLPQLSVEANTGSAAALPKPALDLSGIRVFSVDDSADTREFLTVLLEQYGANVITAGSASEALAALRTMHADVLISDIGMPEMDGYKLIRRVRALPPDQGGDIPAIALTAYARDEDQRQSLASGYQRHLSKPLDLEKLVQAVVELTQARS; via the coding sequence ATGTCCCTTCAGGGAACCACCCAAGCTGTTTTTGCTGGCCCCGCCCCGCTAGCCGCGCTGCTGCGATCGCGCGATTGGTCACAGACCCCGCTGGGCGATGCCGCCACCTGGCCCCCTGCCCTCAAGACAACCTTGGGCATTGTGCTCAGCGCCGAGACGCCCATGGCTTGCCTTTGGGGATGCGGTCGCATCCTATTGCACAACTCGGCCTGCGCCCCATTGCTACCGGCTAATGCCCAAGGACAGCCCCTAAACGCCATTGACGGCTGGGGAGCGGCAGGCAGCGCCATTGAGCAGGTGTTTGCCAACGGGCGATCGCAGTCCTTCGACTTTATGCAAGGTGCTACCCTGCATCACTGGGCCTGTAGCCCTATTTGGGATGAGGCTGGCCAAATCGGCGGAGTATTTGTTACTGGTCAGCCCACCCATTGCCCCTCGACGGAGGGCGCCTTGCGCAAGAGCGAAGAGCAGCTGCGCCTAGCTCAACAGGGCGCTGAGGCCGGCCTGTGGGACTGGGACATGGTCAACAATCACGTTACCTGGTCAGAGGAGTACTATCACCTCTATGGCTTGGACCTGACGGTAAAGCCCTCCTACGACAACTGGCTGGCCAGCATCTCACCACTCGATCGCCCCCACGTTGAGATAAAAGTCCGTGAGGCCATTGAGCGGGGCAAAAACCTGAAGGTCAGTTTTCGCATTGGCCACCCTGAGGACGGCCGCCGCTGGATCATGGTCAGGGGGCAGACCTTCTACGACACAGCGGGCAACCCCATTCGCATGACCGGCATTGCCATCAACGTCACCGAGCAAAAGCGCTTTGAACAAGCCCTGATCGGCAGCGAAGCCATTGCCCGCACCCAGGCCGAAGAACTGGCCGCCCTGATGGAAACCACCCCCGCCGCCATTTGGATTGCCCACGACGTCGAGTGCCGCCAGATGACCGCCAACCGCATGGCCCATCAGCTCATGCAGACGGAGCCGGGAGCGCTACCCGCCGAGTCCTCGTGGGCCGGCGACAGTCCCATGCCATTCAAGCAGTACAAACAGGGACAAGAACTGTTGCCCCAGGATCTGCCGATGCAAAAGGCCATTCGCACTGGGCAGGAAGTCACCGATGAAATTGAGTTTGTCTACCCCGACGGCACGGTGCGCTACATCTATGGCAAAGCAGTGCCTCTCTACGCTCCCAGCGGCGAGGTGCGAGGGGCGATCGCAGGTTTTATCGAAATTACCGCGCTCAAACAGAGCGAGCACGAGCGTGAGCAACTGCTCCAGCGCGAGCGCATCGCCCGCGAAGAGGCCGAGCAGGCCAACCGACTCAAGGATCAGTTTTTGGCGGTGCTTTCCCACGAGCTGAGATCGCCCCTCAACCCCATTCTGGGCTGGGCCAAGCTGCTGCAAACCCGCAGCTTCGATGCGGCTAAAACCGCCCAGGCCCTCGCCACCATTGAGCGCAACGCCCTGTTGCAAACCCAGCTGGTTGACGATCTGCTCGATCTGGCCAAAATCTTGCGCGGCAAGCTCCACCTCAACCCGGTGCCGGTCTACTTAGCTGGCATAGTCGAAGCGGCCGTAGAAACGGTGAAGACCTCGGCAGCGGCTAAAACCATCGCCCTCAAGCTCGATCTGGAGCCAACCATTCAAGTGGCAGGCGATACCGCGCGTCTCCAGCAAATCGTCAGCAACCTGCTCTCTAACGCCATCAAATTCACCCCTAGCGACGGCCAGGTCACCGTCACTCTACAATCCGTCGATAACCAGGCCGAAATTAGCGTCAGCGACACAGGAATTGGCATTAGCCCAGAGTTTTTGCCTCACCTATTTGAGTCCTTTCGGCAAGAGGATATTTCCATTACTCGCAGGCATGGGGGGCTAGGGCTGGGGCTAGCGATCGTGCGCCAGTTAGTCGATGTTCACGGTGGCACTATTACCGCCCGCAGCCCTGGCGAGGGGCAGGGGGCCACCTTCAGCGTTCGGCTCCCTCAGCTGTCGGTAGAGGCGAACACCGGATCCGCCGCTGCCCTGCCCAAACCAGCCCTTGATTTGAGCGGCATTCGAGTATTTTCTGTAGACGATTCAGCCGACACCCGTGAGTTCTTGACGGTGCTGCTAGAGCAGTACGGGGCCAACGTGATTACCGCCGGCTCGGCCAGCGAAGCCCTTGCCGCCCTCAGAACCATGCATGCCGACGTGCTGATCAGCGACATCGGCATGCCCGAAATGGATGGCTATAAACTGATTCGCCGGGTGCGCGCTTTGCCCCCAGACCAGGGTGGAGACATTCCGGCGATCGCCCTCACCGCCTACGCCCGCGACGAAGATCAGCGGCAGTCTTTGGCCAGCGGTTATCAGCGCCACCTCAGCAAACCCCTCGATCTCGAAAAGCTGGTGCAGGCCGTGGTCGAACTTACTCAGGCTCGTTCGTAA
- a CDS encoding type 1 glutamine amidotransferase domain-containing protein codes for MKILMILTSHDQLGDTGKKTGFWLEEFAAPYYVFKDAGADITLASPRGGQPPLDPKSDAPDAQTEATDRFGQDPEAQQALANTAVLSMLSATDYDAVFYPGGHGPLWDLAADTHSIALIEAFYGANKPLAAVCHAPGVLRHAKAPDGSPLVQNKGVTGFTNSEEAAVGLTDVVPFLVEDMLKQNGGNYSKAQDWQTHVVHDGLLITGQNPASSEAVAQALLQALSVAR; via the coding sequence ATGAAAATTTTGATGATTTTGACCTCTCACGACCAGCTGGGAGACACCGGCAAAAAAACCGGCTTCTGGCTAGAAGAATTTGCGGCCCCCTACTATGTGTTCAAAGATGCTGGGGCCGATATTACCCTGGCCTCACCCCGAGGTGGGCAACCGCCGCTAGACCCCAAAAGCGACGCCCCTGACGCCCAAACCGAGGCTACCGATCGCTTTGGCCAAGACCCTGAAGCCCAACAGGCCCTAGCCAACACCGCCGTGCTGTCTATGCTGTCAGCCACCGACTACGACGCCGTGTTTTATCCCGGTGGCCACGGGCCGCTGTGGGATCTCGCCGCTGACACCCATTCCATCGCCCTCATTGAGGCCTTCTATGGGGCGAATAAGCCCTTGGCCGCTGTGTGCCATGCCCCTGGGGTGCTGCGTCATGCCAAAGCACCCGATGGCTCGCCCCTAGTGCAAAACAAAGGCGTAACCGGCTTTACCAACAGCGAGGAAGCCGCCGTGGGCCTGACCGATGTGGTGCCCTTTTTGGTGGAAGATATGCTGAAGCAGAACGGCGGCAACTACTCCAAAGCTCAGGATTGGCAGACCCACGTGGTCCACGACGGTCTCCTAATCACCGGGCAAAATCCAGCCTCCTCGGAAGCAGTGGCCCAAGCCCTGCTGCAAGCGCTGAGCGTCGCTCGGTAG
- a CDS encoding lipase family protein → MVDYAVALKCARLCQEVYRDFNGLRFSSYPDVEPVFVESQDNGFTDTQVSILNEMTSDRLYIVFRGSDKSIDWMNNVQFRQQVYPYGDGNTEVKFHQGFMSAYFAVRQQLLEGMDKFVGQHVIVTGHSLGGALATIAALDIQYNLGTKRDLSFEVYTFGAPRVGNSAMVESYNGRIPNSYRFVYGWDIVTRIPRTWQGYDHVEKAIQLGSRWTWQVLSRRFSDHSIDGYIADLEAEAKAA, encoded by the coding sequence ATGGTCGACTACGCCGTTGCTCTCAAATGCGCTCGCCTGTGCCAAGAGGTCTACCGCGACTTTAACGGTCTGCGGTTTTCGAGCTATCCCGACGTTGAACCAGTGTTTGTGGAAAGCCAGGACAATGGCTTTACCGACACCCAGGTGTCGATTTTGAATGAGATGACCAGCGATCGCCTCTACATCGTCTTTCGCGGCTCTGACAAATCCATTGACTGGATGAACAACGTTCAGTTTCGCCAGCAGGTTTACCCCTACGGCGACGGCAACACCGAAGTCAAGTTTCACCAAGGATTTATGTCGGCTTACTTTGCTGTGCGCCAGCAGCTGCTGGAAGGCATGGATAAGTTTGTGGGCCAGCATGTCATCGTTACCGGCCACAGCCTAGGAGGGGCGCTCGCTACTATCGCCGCCCTCGATATTCAGTACAACTTGGGCACCAAGCGCGACCTTAGCTTTGAGGTCTACACCTTTGGCGCTCCTCGAGTGGGCAACAGCGCCATGGTCGAGTCCTATAACGGCCGCATTCCCAACAGCTACCGCTTTGTCTACGGTTGGGATATTGTCACCCGCATTCCCCGCACCTGGCAGGGCTATGACCATGTCGAAAAAGCCATTCAGCTGGGCTCTCGCTGGACATGGCAAGTGCTCAGCCGCCGCTTTAGCGACCACTCGATCGACGGCTACATTGCGGATCTAGAGGCCGAAGCCAAAGCCGCTTGA
- a CDS encoding aldo/keto reductase, whose translation MKTRKLGQLEVSAIGLGCMGMSEFYGDRDEAEAIATLHRALELGVNLLDTADMYGPFTNEELVGRAIKDRRDQVVLATKFGNVRTAEGGWGGVSGKPDYVKQCCDDSLRRLGVDVIDLYYQHRVDPTVPIEDTIGAMVELVQAGKVRYLGMSEAAPDTIRRAYAVHPISALQTEYSLWSREPEDDILPTVRELGIGFVPYSPLGRGFLTGAFQTPDDFAPDDYRRHAPRFQGENFVKNLALVDQVKAIAAEKGVTPAQLALAWLLAQGDDMVPIPGTKRRKYLEENVAAVELELSQTELDRINAVAPQGAAVGDRYADMSTVNR comes from the coding sequence ATGAAAACCCGTAAATTAGGTCAACTAGAAGTTTCTGCCATTGGGCTCGGCTGCATGGGCATGTCAGAGTTCTACGGCGATCGCGATGAGGCGGAGGCGATCGCCACCCTGCACCGTGCCCTCGAGCTAGGCGTCAACCTGCTCGATACCGCCGACATGTATGGGCCTTTTACCAACGAAGAGCTAGTGGGCCGCGCTATCAAAGATCGCCGCGATCAGGTGGTACTGGCCACCAAGTTTGGCAATGTGCGCACTGCCGAGGGCGGCTGGGGCGGCGTCAGCGGCAAGCCCGACTACGTCAAGCAGTGCTGCGATGACTCACTCAGACGGCTCGGGGTCGACGTAATTGACCTCTACTACCAGCACCGGGTAGACCCTACGGTGCCCATTGAAGACACCATCGGGGCAATGGTCGAGCTAGTGCAGGCGGGTAAAGTGCGCTACTTGGGCATGTCAGAGGCGGCCCCGGACACCATTCGCCGCGCCTACGCTGTTCACCCTATCAGCGCGCTGCAAACCGAATACTCCCTCTGGAGCCGGGAGCCGGAGGACGACATTTTGCCAACAGTGCGTGAGCTGGGCATCGGCTTTGTGCCCTACAGCCCCTTAGGGCGCGGTTTTTTGACCGGTGCCTTTCAAACCCCCGACGATTTTGCCCCCGACGACTATCGCCGCCATGCCCCCCGCTTTCAGGGTGAAAACTTTGTCAAGAACCTGGCTTTGGTTGATCAGGTGAAGGCGATCGCCGCCGAAAAAGGCGTCACCCCCGCTCAGCTAGCCCTGGCCTGGCTGCTGGCCCAAGGCGACGACATGGTGCCCATCCCCGGCACCAAGCGCCGCAAGTACCTCGAAGAAAACGTGGCGGCAGTGGAACTTGAGCTGTCCCAGACCGAACTCGATCGCATTAACGCTGTGGCTCCTCAAGGTGCCGCCGTAGGCGATCGCTACGCCGACATGAGCACTGTCAACCGCTAA
- a CDS encoding S8 family serine peptidase: MTQHQGPKPRLKTLLWLGGIGALVPLALPVLALTESVGPEGIDARRLHDAPYNLTGEKIAIGQVEIGRPSQFGLDKVASETLPVMVRRVLVLDGWAVADEYVDGHAANVASVMISQDKLRVGVAPAAMLYSGAVGELGDRSAQPEECLASQSVASQNGGDVRAINFSFGEPLSRDPRPNAVLDGNALLTQCIDWSSRVHGTLYVIAGNQGGGGIPIPTDNFNGLNIAYSRQVNGQFSKIDYSNLGSEPTLRSRQAAPETNEGPRRSITLVAPGSDIELIDPDGQVRRSSGTSFASPHVVGAVALLQQFVDRQFRTGSPNWSLDARHPMVMKAVLLNSADKIKDSGDGLRLGMSRTLVDDSNRSWIESDAYRDPKIPLHSDLGTGHLNAYRAYQQLAPGATGPDQAIPAIGWNFAELEARPATVHDYEFTDALQAGSFLSATLAWERVVELADANSNGLYDLGEGFNDKGLNNLDVYLMPADEDDITKSVWSSVSEVDSIEHIFYQIPETGRYKLRVIYQQQAHSEPTQPYALAWWSVPAP, encoded by the coding sequence ATGACGCAGCATCAAGGGCCAAAGCCCCGTTTAAAGACGCTGCTCTGGCTGGGGGGAATCGGTGCTCTGGTGCCCCTGGCCCTGCCGGTGCTGGCCCTCACCGAATCCGTTGGCCCTGAGGGAATTGACGCCCGGCGGCTGCACGACGCCCCCTACAATTTGACTGGCGAAAAAATTGCCATTGGCCAGGTCGAAATTGGCCGCCCCAGCCAGTTTGGCCTCGACAAGGTGGCCTCAGAAACCCTGCCCGTGATGGTGCGGCGCGTGCTGGTGCTCGACGGCTGGGCTGTGGCCGATGAGTATGTCGATGGCCACGCCGCCAATGTAGCCAGCGTCATGATCAGCCAAGACAAGCTGCGGGTGGGAGTTGCCCCCGCCGCCATGCTGTATTCGGGTGCGGTGGGGGAGCTGGGCGATCGCAGCGCCCAACCCGAAGAATGCCTCGCCTCCCAGTCGGTGGCGTCGCAGAATGGCGGTGACGTGCGGGCGATCAACTTTAGCTTTGGCGAACCCCTGAGCCGCGACCCACGCCCCAACGCGGTGCTCGATGGCAACGCCCTGCTCACCCAGTGCATCGACTGGTCATCGCGGGTGCACGGCACGCTGTATGTGATTGCGGGCAACCAAGGCGGCGGCGGCATTCCCATTCCCACTGACAACTTCAACGGGTTGAATATCGCCTACTCGCGCCAGGTCAACGGCCAATTCAGCAAAATCGACTACTCTAACCTGGGCAGCGAACCCACACTGCGATCGCGCCAGGCTGCCCCCGAAACCAACGAAGGCCCTCGCCGCTCCATTACCCTGGTGGCCCCCGGCAGCGACATTGAGCTCATCGACCCCGACGGACAGGTGCGGCGCTCTAGCGGCACCAGCTTTGCCTCGCCCCACGTGGTGGGCGCCGTTGCTCTGCTGCAACAGTTTGTCGATCGCCAGTTTCGCACCGGGTCGCCCAACTGGTCCCTAGATGCCCGCCACCCCATGGTGATGAAAGCCGTGCTGCTCAATTCCGCCGACAAAATTAAAGACAGCGGCGACGGCCTGCGCCTGGGCATGAGCCGCACCCTGGTTGACGACAGCAACCGCTCCTGGATTGAGTCTGATGCCTACCGCGACCCCAAAATTCCGCTCCACAGCGACCTGGGCACTGGCCACCTCAATGCTTACCGCGCCTACCAACAGCTGGCCCCCGGTGCCACTGGCCCCGACCAGGCCATTCCCGCCATCGGCTGGAACTTCGCCGAGCTGGAGGCCCGACCCGCCACTGTCCACGACTACGAGTTTACCGATGCCCTTCAGGCGGGCAGCTTTTTGTCGGCTACCCTGGCCTGGGAGCGAGTGGTAGAACTGGCCGATGCCAACAGCAACGGCCTCTACGATTTGGGCGAGGGCTTTAATGACAAAGGGCTCAACAACCTCGACGTCTACCTCATGCCCGCTGACGAAGACGACATCACCAAGAGTGTGTGGTCATCGGTGAGCGAGGTTGACAGCATTGAACACATTTTTTACCAAATTCCGGAAACGGGTCGGTACAAACTGAGAGTTATTTATCAGCAGCAGGCCCACAGCGAACCCACTCAGCCCTACGCCCTGGCTTGGTGGTCGGTGCCTGCGCCCTAG